CTGCACATAGTTATTCCTGCGTTCGGCAAACCTGCCAAGGTCATACCTGAATGTGATATCATCGGCTTCAAAGTCATCGTTGCTGAACTCTCCCCTCTTATGGCCATTGACATTCACAAAAAAGCGGCTGTCAGTGTCTTTGTCATCAACAAACCTTAGGGTCAGGAAGAGCTGGCGCGTCTGGTTCTGGACCTGGCCAAAGGTGGTCTCGTTAAGCTCAAAGAAGTAAGTTGCTGTTCTCTGCTCCTTGAAATCGAGGTTGATGAATATCTGCTCAATGCTGTACGATCCGCGCTCAGACTCAAACACGACAGTGTTGGACCCTGCAGCGAGATATTGCGCAGGGAATGTCTGCCGCACAGGATCATCACAGACAGGAACTGAATGGTATATCTTATAATCATTGATCCAGATTGCAAGTTTGCCTAAATCCCGCTCCCTGGCACAGTAGGGAACAAAACGGAAAGCGACGCTCTCAAGATTGGCAAGCTCGGATTGGAGCATGGTAAAGCTGCTCTGGCTCTCCCGCCTTGAGACATCCCTCACATCTCCAATGATCTGGATATTTTCAAGCTGGTATTCATTCGCCCCAAGGGTTCCTCGTGAAACCTCAAAGACGAGCCGGTTGTCCTGTTTGAGGCTCGTCTTTGGCAGCTTGATAGGCACAGCATTGTACTGCTCGATTTCAGAAGAGAACACCTGCCCGCCATTGAGAGTGATGAGGAGAGTTCCTTCATGCTTCCTTGCTGAAAAGGACAAAAAGACATTGTCAGTATGCTCAGGGTCATCGATCGAGAAGAGAGCCTCTTTTGGCGTGTTCCTCAGCAGGCTGTTGCTGATGGTAAAAGGATTAATGCGCTCAAGGACCTGAGAGCTGATGGTCTCCACCAGGAAAATGTTCGGCAATCCCTTATCGGCTTTTTGTTCAGTAACGTCTTTCGTCAGGATTCCTGGGCTCGCCTCAAGCAGGCTGACGATCTTCTCCCTGCTGCTGCTTGTGGTCTCTCCATCCTCATCTGTCCCAAGCAGATCTGCCCGATCTTCCGGAGGCAGGAAAATGATGTACAGCACAATAATCAAAAGGATGATGCCGACAAGCGCTGCTGCTTGTCCTTTTGCGCCAATTGCCGCTCTTTTAGCCATAATTTTGCCCATGAAAGTATCGTCTTAAATACGTACCTTTATATATTAATGTTTCGCTTTTCTCCCGTCCTGTAATGAAACGGATTGCATGGAATCTCAGGAAGGGGGAGATCAAGGTAAAAGTTGAATCTCTTGACGACCTCTGGACGCTGAGAGGCGTGATCTCACAAGGAGATGTTGTTTCAGGCAGATCTGAGCGCAAGGTAAGGAAAGGAGAAAAAGACCAGCGCTCCAGAGCAGTCATCAAACGGCATTTTCAGGCAATCGTAGAAGTTGAGAGAGTTGAGTTTGCGCAATCGCAGTTGAGGATAAGCGGAAAGCTCAGCCAGGGAACAGAGGATATACCAAAAGGCAGCTACCATACCATAGTTGCAGAGCCTTTTAGTGTGATCACAGTAAAGAAACTGGCCTGGCCGGTGTTCATTCTGAAGAAGGTGCAGGACGCATGCAACCCAAGCCCCCACAGCATTTTGCTGGTTGTCTTTGACAGGGAAGAGGCAGTAATTGCAAGGCTGCAGAGGCAAGGCTATGAAGTCCTCATGACATTGGCAGGAGAGGTTCAGAAGAAGAGGGAGCCACAGAAGGTAGGAGCGCCTTTTTTTGAGGAGATAAAAAAAGCTCTTAAGGAAATCTCTGACAGGAATGGTATAACCCATATCATCGTTGCATCTCCGGCATTTTGGAAAGACGAAATCAGGCCAATCCTGGAGAATGCAAAGCTTCCTCAGCTTATCTATGCCTCCTGCTCCTCTGTTGGCCCTAACGGAATCGCAGAGGTCCTGAAAAGGCCCGAAATTGCCTCTGCCTTAAAAGAAGAGCGGGCGTTCCAGGAATTTGCTGCAGTAGAAGAGCTGATGGTGGCCATTGCAAAAGCTAAACCGGTGGCGTATGGCAGCGAGGAAGTGAACAGAGCGCAGGAATCTGGCGCAGTGGCGAAGGTTGTGGTTGCTGATGTGTTTCTCCAGGAACGCCCAGACGCAGATGCCCTCCTTGCAGCAGTAGAGCGGCAGAAGGGAAGCGTTGTCATTGTGTCATCATCCCATGAGGCTGGAAAAAAACTTCTCGGATTAGGAGGCATTGGAGCGCTCTTAAGGTATAGGGTATCGTGATGGGCATCATAATGAATATGCTGCAAGATCCAGGTTCATCTACTGAAGGAGGATGAAGAACCGTAACATATTAATAGTAGTACTCCTTTTTTATTGACCACTCATAACAAATCAAGTCCTAAAGGATTATAAAGAGTTTAGAAAAAGAGGGGGGAGAACAATGATTGTTAAAGAAGAGTTCCTGAGTAAGCTGAGAAGATACTTCTCGCTGAATTTATATGAAGTGAAGATTTGGACAGCGTTGCTGTCCCGGGGAGTCTCCACCGCAGGAGAGCTTTCTGATATAGCAAATGTGCCAAGATCAAGGAGTTATGATGTGCTGGAATCCCTCGAAAAGAAAGGGTTTGCAATCATGAAGCTCGGGAAGCCGATAAAGTATATTGCAGTCCCTCCAAATGAAGTGGTGGAGCGCGTAAAGAAAAACCTAAAGGTAGAAGCAGAAGAGCGGGTGAAGAGACTTGAGAAGTTAAAGGGGACTGAGGTTCTGACTGAACTTGCAACCCTGCATACCCAGGGCATTGAACTTATCGAGCCATCAGATCTCAGCGGCTCATTGAGGGGCAGGCATAATCTCTATAACCATCTGGAGACCACAATAAAGAACGCCCAGGAGTCTGTCACTCTAAGCACCACTTCCCAAGGGTTTTTGAGAAAGGTGGAGGGGCTGATCCCTACATTCGAGAAGCTGAAGAAAAAAGGGGTCAAGATTCGGATTGCCGCTCCAATCACGAAGGAATGCAGCCAGGCAGTGAAAGACGTATCGCAGTTTGCTGAAGTGCGCAACACGGACATCAAGTCCAGGTTCTGCATTGTGGACGGCAAGGAGCTCGTCTTTATGGTCCTGGACGACAAGGATGTGCATCCCACCTATGACGTTGGGATTTGGGTGAACACGCCATTCTTCGCAACAGCCTTAGA
This Candidatus Nanoarchaeia archaeon DNA region includes the following protein-coding sequences:
- a CDS encoding mRNA surveillance protein pelota, translating into MKRIAWNLRKGEIKVKVESLDDLWTLRGVISQGDVVSGRSERKVRKGEKDQRSRAVIKRHFQAIVEVERVEFAQSQLRISGKLSQGTEDIPKGSYHTIVAEPFSVITVKKLAWPVFILKKVQDACNPSPHSILLVVFDREEAVIARLQRQGYEVLMTLAGEVQKKREPQKVGAPFFEEIKKALKEISDRNGITHIIVASPAFWKDEIRPILENAKLPQLIYASCSSVGPNGIAEVLKRPEIASALKEERAFQEFAAVEELMVAIAKAKPVAYGSEEVNRAQESGAVAKVVVADVFLQERPDADALLAAVERQKGSVVIVSSSHEAGKKLLGLGGIGALLRYRVS
- a CDS encoding helix-turn-helix domain-containing protein, with product MIVKEEFLSKLRRYFSLNLYEVKIWTALLSRGVSTAGELSDIANVPRSRSYDVLESLEKKGFAIMKLGKPIKYIAVPPNEVVERVKKNLKVEAEERVKRLEKLKGTEVLTELATLHTQGIELIEPSDLSGSLRGRHNLYNHLETTIKNAQESVTLSTTSQGFLRKVEGLIPTFEKLKKKGVKIRIAAPITKECSQAVKDVSQFAEVRNTDIKSRFCIVDGKELVFMVLDDKDVHPTYDVGIWVNTPFFATALEELFESSWKNMKAVK